A window from Citrus sinensis cultivar Valencia sweet orange chromosome 3, DVS_A1.0, whole genome shotgun sequence encodes these proteins:
- the LOC102619215 gene encoding leucine-rich repeat receptor-like serine/threonine/tyrosine-protein kinase SOBIR1 isoform X2, with translation MPKFTLGNSFRFGSKRETVSNFHSESIETILQKLTKDWLGQFARQAQIQADLIGWKTMMVKINKVLDDAIEKQTKEEPVKIWLGKLQHLACDVDYLLDEFQTEAFQTMLLQDADAMSKVKEVNARLQDIAWQINVLGLKESFGGKSRNVRQRFPTTPSLISAAVRGGSRDRGPTIFSPLIEKEDLAFLKKEDCFASLEKIGSGGCGEVYKAELPGSNGKMIAIKKVIVYAPISAAELIEEDSKLRDSKLRQIRSEIITASQIRHRNILPLLAHMVRPDCHLLVYEFMKNGSLQDILDDVSRGRRELDWPSRHRIALGVASGLEYLHMYHSASIIHGDIKPRNVLLNDDMEACISDLGLAMAIPDGYTRVLISYVLGTMAYIAPEYFQQPELSEKCDIFSFGMLLISLVRGVPSFVFHQNGEEICSPEWLRKVMNSKNPSRAIDPRLPGNGYEKKMLHVLKIAYICTLHDPEERPNSQYVRCRLSQLL, from the exons atgccaaagtTCACTCTTGGTAATTCCTTTCGTTTTGGCAGCAAAAGAGAAACCGTCTCTAACTTTCATTCTGAATCTATTGAGACGATACTACAGAAGTTGACTAAAGATTGGCTTGGGCAGTTTGCTCGACAAGCGCAGATCCAGGCCGATCTGATTGGGTGGAAGACGATGATGGTGAAGATTAATAAGGTGCTAGATGATGCCATCGAGAAGCAGACGAAGGAGGAGCCAGTGAAGATATGGCTAGGCAAACTTCAGCACTTGGCTTGTGATGTTGATTACTTGTTGGATGAGTTCCAAACGGAAGCTTTCCAGACGATGTTGCTGCAAGATGCTGATGCGATGTCTAAAGTAAAGGAGGTCAATGCTCGATTGCAAGATATTGCATGGCAAATAAACGTACTaggtttgaaagaaagttTCGGAGGGAAGTCTAGAAATGTCAGGCAAAGATTTCCCACGACCCCGTCG CTAATCTCAGCGGCAGTAAGAGGTGGAAGTCGAGATCGTGGTCCCACAATCTTTAGTCCACTAATCGAGAAAGAGGACTTGgcttttttgaaaaaagaagattgTTTTGCTTCTTTGGAGAAAATAGGTTCAGGTGGGTGCGGAGAAGTTTACAAAGCCGAGCTACCAGGAAGCAATGGAAAGATGATTGCTATTAAGAAGGTCATTGTTTATGCTCCAATAAGTGCAGCAGAGTTGATTGAGGAAGATAGTAAGCTACGAGACAGCAAGTTGAGGCAAATTCGATCTGAGATAATCACTGCGAGTCAAATTAGGCACAGGAATATTCTTCCTTTGCTGGCTCATATGGTCCGGCCTGACTGCCATTTACTTGTTTACGAATTCATGAAGAATGGAAGTTTACAAGACATTCTAGATGATGTCTCACGGGGAAGAAGAGAATTAGATTGGCCATCTAGACACAGGATTGCGCTTGGAGTAGCTTCCGGGCTTGAGTATCTGCATATGTACCACAGCGCTAGTATAATCCATGGAGATATCAAGCCACGAAACGTGCTTCTAAACGATGATATGGAAGCCTGCATTTCTGATCTTGGTCTTGCAATGGCAATCCCTGATGGTTATACACGTGTCCTGATTTCGTATGTATTAGGGACCATGGCATACATAGCCCCAGAGTATTTCCAGCAGCCAGAACTTAGTGAAAAGTGTGATATATTCAGCTTTGGGATGTTGCTAATTAGTTTGGTGAGGGGAGTACCTTCATTTGTCTTTCACCAAAATGGAGAGGAAATATGTTCTCCTGAATGGTTGAGAAAAGTCATGAACTCTAAGAATCCTAGCAGGGCTATCGATCCGAGGCTCCCTGGCAATGGGTATGAGAAGAAAATGCTCCATGTTTTGAAGATTGCTTACATTTGCACTTTGCATGATCCGGAGGAGAGACCTAACAGTCAGTATGTTAGGTGCAGGTTGTCTCAGCTACTGTGA